The window GGCGCTCACCATGCACGACGACCGCGCCCACCTGACGCGAATGCTGGAGGCGGGCGCCGCGGGGTACGTGCTGAAGCGCGCCGCGGCCGACGAGCTGGTGCGCGCCATCCGCGTGGTGGCGGCCGGGGGCACGTACGTGGACCCCACGCTGGCCGGGCGCATGCTGCGCACCACCTCGCCGTCGCGCGGGATCCGTGACGCGCCCTCGCCCGAAACCCTGAGCGGGCGGGAGGAAGAGGTGCTGCGCCGCATCGCCTGGGGCCAGAGCAACAAGCAGATCGCGGCGGAGCTGGAGATCAGCACCAAGACGGTGGAAACGTACAAGGCCCGCATCAGCGACAAGCTGGGCCTGCGCAGCCGTACCGAGATGGTGCGCTACGCCTTACAGCAGGGCTGGCTCGCCGACGAGTAAGTCCCTCGGTCTCTCTTTGTCGGGAAATTCCCCGACGCGTGTTCCCCTCCTCCCGATACCCCCTCCGCCGCGGTTGCCGTAAACTGTAACCAGTTGATACGAAGCGCGATACGATGCGCCCGCCAAACTTCTGGTTCCCAGGCCGCCCTCCCGGCGCCCGGTTACGGTCCCTTCACGCGGCCCCATGTACGATCTCATTTCCGACCGAGTGGCAGCCATGCGCGCCGCCGCCGAAGCGCGCGCGCAGCGGATCCGTGAGCGCGCG is drawn from Longimicrobium sp. and contains these coding sequences:
- a CDS encoding response regulator transcription factor, translated to MSMVRILLADDHEMVRAGLRSLLDGSEGMEVVGEARNGAEAFRMACELKPDVAVLDVSMPDMGGPEAAEKLARECPAVRVLALTMHDDRAHLTRMLEAGAAGYVLKRAAADELVRAIRVVAAGGTYVDPTLAGRMLRTTSPSRGIRDAPSPETLSGREEEVLRRIAWGQSNKQIAAELEISTKTVETYKARISDKLGLRSRTEMVRYALQQGWLADE